In Episyrphus balteatus chromosome 4, idEpiBalt1.1, whole genome shotgun sequence, the sequence aaattgaacaaataaTTGTGGCACTTTATCCAAAGTGCTGCTAGTTGAATGCATTTTGCTGTAATTAAGAAATTGTCTTCGCAACCGGTTCAATTGAATAGCATTAACATTGTCTGGCAGATCGACTTTAATATTGCTACCCTTTACTGGTACAGGTCCGGAAATACCTATTTTGCGCGATGACATGACATCTGCAACTATTTGTTGGGTTAGTTGGTCCATTTCGAAAAGATAATTTGTTGCACTAATAGGAGCCTGAAAATTCAATCAAATATAACTTGGAATGAGAATAgtaaataaatgtaaattatttatcttgacgattgttttgtttgtatacaaCTAACATTAATCCCatacataatttgttttgtttgtaaataaagacattaaaaaagtataatacATAAAATTAGCTTACGTTTTGTGTGCTCATGTTTGGAGGTAATGGAGCTGAATCAAACAGTGAACTATAAATGCCGTCACAGTCGAGTTGATCTTCAGGAAAGACGACAAATAATGGCTTATCCCAACGGCAGTTCCCGTGGGGTTCTTCAAAGCGCATACACAACGCATCGAAAATTTCCCGCGTATAGGGTATATTGGAGTTGTTGAGTTTTGAATCGTCATCGGCATTGAGATTCGTTTCTTCTTCGGTACGCTGACAATTAAATTCCCAGGCTTTATCTTTTTGAATGCCACAAAAGAGAGTGCATTGTGTGCCACGAGCTGCTTTTGTTGCACAAAATAGTTCATAACGATAaccttcaaataaaattaagttgcattttatttatagttttaatATCGAACAATATTGAAGTtcgatatttttcaattataaattattcGATCATATTTTCTTGTTGAATAAACaccttgtttaattttttgttgaattaaattttcttatttataaaattggACTTCCTGGAATATCCGTTCTAACAGGTAGTCTcgaataaaaaattatgataaaagttttaacgaaaattgagaaaattaaatACGAGCTAAGGCTGAGTTCATTTCATAAACGCCTCAAAAATGtgcatcaaaaatatttctggtGCAAACGTGATGCTTTGGAGGTAAGGTAGCGTTTTCTTTCCATACAAAAAGTTGTAATGCAAAAGCAGTTATAAATTCAGCTAGTTATTTTTGTGtaacattaaaattaagaagCAAGTgaattgtagaaaaaacacggcTTATAGTCCTAGCCTGCGAAACATTAAACCTTACAAGATAGGTTCGATTCATAGTCTCCACCATCTAAAATATTTTCAGACCCGCAGGAAGCTTTGTACGGATAAAAAGAGagatcttttaaaaatcttcgGGCTTATGGCAAATTTTCCAAGGAACTAAAGGCAATGTAAGGATGCTCCGACTCAGCGATTGCTAATGCTATGCGttacaaaaacgaaaaaccacGCAAAAATCATGTTGCGTCTCCTAATAAGATTAGAGAAGAGCTTGGGCTGTTAAAAAGTACCGTCATCATCTGTAGTCTTTACCAGATAAGGAATTGAATGCCAAAAACTCACGAAA encodes:
- the LOC129920191 gene encoding protein KTI12 homolog, with product MPLIIISGFPSSGKTTRAKQLQEFLTTKGKQVKLISENAAIPKAGFKKNVYYADSQKEKIVRSDLKSEAIRLLNKDDVVILDAGNYIKGYRYELFCATKAARGTQCTLFCGIQKDKAWEFNCQRTEEETNLNADDDSKLNNSNIPYTREIFDALCMRFEEPHGNCRWDKPLFVVFPEDQLDCDGIYSSLFDSAPLPPNMSTQNAPISATNYLFEMDQLTQQIVADVMSSRKIGISGPVPVKGSNIKVDLPDNVNAIQLNRLRRQFLNYSKMHSTSSTLDKVPQLFVQFLNSNCKI